A section of the Actinomycetota bacterium genome encodes:
- a CDS encoding class I SAM-dependent methyltransferase, producing the protein MSTGNCYVCEGTTRPERVGQHDMTVCSVCGFGQVVEGANVEDYWARSAGTGADTELGESYWAARTGVFRSALAHMARGGRPGRVVDLGGGVGWFAACALEQGWDAYTVDVSEHAVVAAAARVGPDRSLAEAPASFEGTCDLVTLWCVVAHVPDPRAVLASALTLLKPDGRLLLTTPNFAFQRRYAAVAARLGRPVDLVASDHLLNFTPAAVDRALADVGARRSAFCYWGITEDCLLERRLARWLVPAKRAWNRTAWSAHRAGLPLLCSELQVEAVRAP; encoded by the coding sequence GTGAGCACGGGCAACTGCTACGTGTGCGAGGGCACCACCCGCCCCGAGAGGGTGGGCCAGCACGACATGACGGTGTGCTCGGTATGCGGGTTCGGCCAGGTGGTCGAGGGGGCCAACGTCGAGGACTACTGGGCCCGCTCGGCGGGCACGGGAGCCGACACCGAGCTGGGCGAGAGCTACTGGGCGGCCCGCACGGGCGTGTTCCGCAGCGCGCTGGCCCACATGGCCCGGGGCGGCCGCCCGGGCCGGGTCGTCGACCTGGGCGGCGGGGTGGGCTGGTTCGCGGCGTGCGCCCTGGAGCAGGGGTGGGACGCCTACACCGTCGACGTGTCCGAGCACGCGGTGGTGGCGGCCGCCGCCCGGGTCGGGCCGGACCGCTCCCTGGCCGAGGCACCGGCTTCGTTCGAGGGCACGTGCGACCTGGTGACGCTGTGGTGCGTGGTGGCCCACGTACCCGACCCCCGGGCCGTGCTGGCTTCGGCCCTCACCCTGCTCAAGCCCGACGGGCGCCTGCTGCTGACGACGCCCAACTTCGCCTTCCAGCGCCGCTACGCGGCGGTGGCCGCCCGCCTGGGCCGCCCCGTCGACCTGGTGGCCTCCGACCACCTGCTCAACTTCACCCCGGCGGCCGTCGACCGGGCCCTGGCCGACGTGGGCGCCCGCCGGTCGGCCTTCTGTTACTGGGGCATCACCGAGGACTGCCTGCTGGAGCGGCGGCTGGCCCGCTGGCTCGTGCCCGCCAAGCGGGCCTGGAACCGCACGGCGTGGTCGGCCCACCGGGCGGGCTTACCCCTGCTGTGCTCCGAGCTCCAAGTCGAGGCCGTCCGAGCCCCGTGA
- a CDS encoding FkbM family methyltransferase, translating to MRPATQQSLIDTGRRLSSHLPGAWDRRARELAKIALNYRGARRLAARHVQFALVRHGSPMLVVPFGPGQIVVDPADEEVGRTVFITGGYEREHMAAAVRHLRAAGRPVDGKVFVDAGANIGTSTLDALLQFGFARAVSFEPDAANARLLRLSAQLNDLGPRIEVHTVALSDHDGTVGLQRSHSNSGDHRVVALDSNGHNGQGPPQPEGETVECRRLDSYFGPGGSAPGDVGLVWVDTQGHEPHVLAGAPALLGAGVPFVVEYCPWVLLEGAAALEAQIADHFSLVVDLREGAELVPADVPRLRARYATRGYTDLLLVP from the coding sequence ATGCGGCCGGCTACCCAGCAATCTCTGATCGACACCGGCCGGCGGCTGTCGTCCCACCTGCCCGGTGCATGGGACCGCCGGGCTCGTGAGCTGGCCAAGATCGCCCTCAACTACCGTGGGGCCCGGCGGCTGGCGGCCCGCCACGTGCAGTTCGCTCTCGTTCGCCACGGCTCGCCCATGCTGGTGGTGCCGTTCGGGCCTGGCCAGATCGTGGTCGACCCGGCCGACGAGGAGGTCGGGCGCACGGTGTTCATCACCGGTGGCTACGAGCGTGAGCACATGGCCGCGGCCGTGCGCCACCTTCGGGCGGCCGGCCGGCCCGTCGACGGCAAGGTGTTCGTCGACGCCGGGGCCAACATCGGCACGTCGACGCTCGACGCCCTGCTCCAGTTCGGCTTCGCCCGGGCCGTGAGCTTCGAGCCCGACGCGGCCAACGCCCGCCTGCTCCGGCTCAGCGCCCAGCTCAACGACCTGGGGCCTCGCATAGAGGTCCACACCGTGGCCCTCTCCGACCACGACGGCACCGTCGGGCTGCAGCGCAGCCACTCCAACTCCGGCGACCACCGGGTGGTGGCCCTCGACAGCAACGGCCACAACGGCCAAGGCCCCCCGCAGCCGGAGGGCGAGACCGTTGAGTGCCGGCGCCTCGACTCCTACTTCGGCCCCGGGGGTAGCGCGCCCGGCGACGTGGGCCTGGTGTGGGTGGACACCCAGGGCCACGAACCCCACGTCCTGGCCGGGGCGCCGGCCCTGCTCGGGGCAGGTGTGCCCTTCGTCGTCGAGTACTGCCCGTGGGTCCTGCTCGAGGGCGCGGCCGCCCTCGAGGCCCAGATCGCCGACCACTTCTCGCTGGTCGTGGACCTGCGCGAGGGCGCCGAGCTGGTCCCCGCCGACGTCCCCCGCCTGCGGGCGCGCTACGCCACCCGGGGTTACACCGACCTGCTGCTGGTGCCGTGA
- a CDS encoding methyltransferase domain-containing protein encodes MPVDLQGVLDRAIAVAGPAVADRPRLNLGSGTDRRPGFVNLDVAAIAGVDVVASLGDEPLPFPDATFGVVLCRDVLEHVDVVGALREVHRVTAPGGLVVVSTVHFTSRNLYVDPTHIRGYSVRTLDFFAGAGEEAWRRPYYFDFSFSAVDYAAIQFHTTLGKGRWFVWDRVVEPLVNSGRAAQDVYEMTFLSRLAPAANVVAVLRK; translated from the coding sequence ATGCCTGTCGACCTCCAGGGCGTGCTCGACCGCGCCATCGCTGTGGCCGGGCCTGCGGTGGCCGACCGGCCGAGGCTCAACCTCGGCAGCGGCACCGACCGCCGGCCGGGCTTCGTCAACCTCGACGTAGCCGCCATCGCCGGGGTCGACGTGGTGGCCAGCCTGGGTGACGAACCCCTCCCTTTCCCCGACGCCACCTTCGGGGTGGTGCTGTGCCGCGACGTCCTCGAACACGTCGACGTCGTGGGAGCGCTGCGCGAGGTCCATCGGGTGACGGCCCCCGGTGGCCTGGTGGTGGTGTCGACCGTCCACTTCACGTCCCGCAACCTCTACGTCGACCCCACCCACATCCGGGGTTACTCGGTGCGCACCCTCGACTTCTTCGCGGGAGCGGGCGAGGAGGCGTGGCGGCGGCCCTACTACTTCGACTTCTCGTTCTCGGCCGTCGACTACGCCGCCATCCAGTTCCACACGACGCTGGGCAAGGGCCGCTGGTTCGTGTGGGACCGGGTGGTCGAGCCCCTCGTCAACTCCGGCCGGGCCGCCCAGGACGTCTACGAGATGACCTTCCTCAGCCGGCTGGCCCCGGCCGCCAACGTGGTCGCCGTGCTCCGCAAGTAG
- a CDS encoding sugar transferase, translating to MALANPAVGSQGSRRVGGATASGRSAGAWRGKRAFDVVGALVLLVVLVPALVVVALVVALTSRGPVLFRQQRVGYGGRTFAMLKFRTMHADAEQRLREDGGLDEWYVNGGYKIPAHLDPRVTRVGRWLRMSSLDELPQLFNVLAGHMSLVGPRPVVSRELDEYGDHVGSYLALRPGLTGLWQVEGRNDIAFPERAEIDSHYHANCGPWLDVAIVARTPLAVVSRRGVD from the coding sequence ATGGCTCTGGCTAATCCGGCGGTTGGATCGCAAGGTTCACGACGGGTAGGCGGGGCAACGGCGTCGGGACGGTCCGCGGGGGCGTGGCGGGGCAAGCGGGCCTTCGACGTGGTCGGGGCCTTGGTGCTCCTCGTGGTGCTGGTGCCCGCGCTGGTGGTCGTGGCCTTGGTGGTGGCCCTGACCTCGCGGGGCCCCGTCCTGTTCCGCCAGCAGAGGGTGGGCTACGGCGGCCGCACGTTCGCCATGCTCAAGTTCCGCACGATGCACGCCGACGCCGAGCAGCGCCTGCGTGAGGACGGCGGCCTGGACGAGTGGTACGTCAACGGGGGCTACAAGATCCCCGCTCACCTCGACCCCCGGGTCACCAGGGTGGGCCGGTGGCTGCGCATGTCGAGCCTCGACGAGCTGCCCCAGTTGTTCAACGTGCTGGCCGGCCACATGAGCCTCGTCGGCCCCCGCCCGGTGGTCAGCCGCGAGCTCGACGAGTACGGCGACCACGTCGGCTCCTACCTGGCCCTGCGCCCGGGGCTCACCGGGTTGTGGCAGGTGGAGGGGCGCAACGACATCGCCTTTCCCGAGCGAGCCGAGATCGATTCCCATTACCATGCCAACTGCGGGCCGTGGCTCGACGTCGCCATCGTGGCCCGTACCCCGCTAGCGGTCGTCAGCCGGCGAGGCGTTGACTGA
- a CDS encoding glycosyltransferase codes for MTDATLALCHEWLACRSGSEKTFEAMAAAFGAADLYALTVDPAVDFELGGRRVSTTFLDRSAALRARRGAQLPLMPLAWRYATGRSYDVVVTSSHACAKGFGPARDALHLCYCYTPMRYVWLAEVDGRAGRLGRTLPAAALRRWDRRSARWVDEFAAISGAVAERVESCYGREARVVYPPVDTGFYCPCPTVERQDFFLAASRMVPYKRLDLAIEVAADLDFPLVVAGAGPGEAALRAKAEDLGAPVTFVVNPGDDELRHLYRSARAVLFPPLEDFGIVAVEAQACGTPVVALAAGGSLETVADGVTGALAPTQDRRAMGEALAAVLASPPSPATCRAHAERFSADRFTAELQDWVVSAAAARGLALDLGPDRGARPGPGPGSGRRSIPDPDADRGAGPDPGTGGHGGAAGRRGSGRWAGPGADGGRPGAALARSRPARRSAPGGGHDVVLDCRWLGIWGAGRVTRSLIEGLGQRPPPTPWLLWGPAEVAELAWPGSDVRVDHRDPRQWRGQRAWLDLPPARLSVFMHQQRPLRGVRAVTWVLDTIQLRHGPSGAERAARAAYLRRVAAVSDVVLTISEYSRRCIARDLGVDERRIAVMPLPVDTARADRVLERRRVAAATETAVYVGRFAPHKNLARLVDAFARTDMCAAGGRLVMVGGSPAETADLERSLTADQRRFADVRPWCEGPVLEELMGQARLLVQPSLEEGFGLPVAEALAGGLPVCVSDGGALPEVAASVAPGEVFPFAATSVTAMAEAIDRTAARARHGGPEYQERLAGTARARLPSAADLAERFLEVVESTR; via the coding sequence TTGACTGACGCCACCCTGGCTCTGTGCCACGAGTGGCTGGCCTGCCGCTCGGGGAGCGAGAAGACGTTCGAGGCGATGGCGGCCGCCTTCGGGGCCGCCGACCTCTACGCCCTGACCGTCGACCCGGCGGTGGATTTCGAGCTGGGCGGGCGCCGGGTGTCGACGACGTTCCTCGACCGTTCGGCCGCCCTGCGGGCCCGGCGGGGCGCCCAGCTCCCGCTCATGCCGCTGGCCTGGCGTTATGCCACCGGCCGGTCCTACGACGTGGTCGTCACCTCCAGCCACGCCTGCGCCAAGGGGTTCGGCCCCGCCCGCGATGCCCTGCACCTCTGTTACTGCTACACGCCGATGCGCTACGTGTGGCTGGCCGAGGTGGACGGCCGGGCCGGCCGGCTGGGCCGGACCCTGCCGGCGGCCGCCCTGCGGCGGTGGGACCGCCGCTCGGCCCGCTGGGTCGACGAGTTCGCGGCCATCTCGGGGGCGGTGGCCGAGCGGGTGGAGAGCTGCTACGGGCGGGAGGCCCGGGTGGTCTACCCCCCCGTGGACACCGGGTTCTACTGCCCGTGCCCCACGGTGGAGCGCCAGGACTTCTTCCTGGCCGCGTCGCGCATGGTGCCCTACAAGCGCCTCGACCTGGCCATCGAGGTGGCTGCCGACCTCGACTTCCCGCTGGTGGTGGCCGGTGCCGGGCCCGGGGAGGCGGCCCTACGGGCCAAGGCCGAGGACCTGGGGGCACCGGTCACGTTCGTGGTGAACCCCGGTGACGACGAGCTGCGCCACCTCTACCGCTCGGCCCGGGCCGTGCTCTTCCCGCCCCTGGAAGACTTCGGGATCGTGGCCGTCGAAGCGCAGGCGTGCGGCACCCCGGTGGTCGCCCTGGCCGCGGGCGGAAGCCTGGAGACGGTGGCCGACGGCGTGACCGGCGCGCTCGCCCCCACCCAGGACCGCCGGGCCATGGGCGAGGCCCTGGCCGCCGTGTTGGCCTCGCCTCCCTCGCCGGCCACCTGCCGGGCCCACGCCGAGCGGTTCTCCGCCGACCGGTTCACGGCCGAGCTGCAGGACTGGGTCGTCTCGGCGGCCGCCGCCCGGGGCCTGGCCCTCGACCTCGGCCCCGACCGCGGCGCCCGCCCCGGTCCGGGCCCAGGCTCCGGCCGCCGCTCCATCCCCGACCCCGACGCAGACCGCGGCGCCGGGCCCGATCCCGGTACCGGGGGCCACGGAGGGGCCGCCGGCCGCCGTGGCTCGGGCCGGTGGGCGGGACCGGGGGCCGACGGGGGCCGGCCCGGCGCGGCCCTGGCCCGGAGCAGGCCGGCCCGGCGTTCGGCGCCCGGTGGCGGCCATGACGTGGTGCTCGACTGCCGCTGGTTGGGTATCTGGGGGGCCGGGCGGGTCACCCGCTCGCTGATCGAGGGCCTGGGCCAGCGGCCGCCGCCCACTCCGTGGCTGCTGTGGGGCCCCGCTGAGGTGGCGGAGCTGGCCTGGCCCGGCAGCGACGTGCGGGTCGACCACCGCGACCCCCGGCAGTGGCGGGGCCAGCGGGCGTGGCTCGACCTGCCGCCCGCCCGGCTGTCGGTCTTCATGCACCAGCAGCGCCCGCTCCGGGGTGTGCGGGCGGTGACGTGGGTGCTCGACACCATCCAGCTCCGCCACGGCCCGAGCGGGGCCGAACGGGCGGCGCGGGCCGCCTACCTGCGCCGGGTGGCGGCCGTGTCCGACGTGGTGCTCACGATCAGCGAGTACTCCCGGCGCTGCATAGCCCGCGACCTCGGGGTCGACGAACGCCGCATCGCGGTCATGCCCCTGCCCGTCGACACGGCCCGGGCCGACCGGGTGCTCGAGCGCCGGCGGGTGGCGGCGGCCACCGAGACGGCCGTCTATGTCGGTCGGTTCGCCCCCCACAAGAACCTGGCCCGGCTCGTCGACGCCTTCGCCCGCACCGACATGTGCGCGGCCGGCGGCCGGCTGGTGATGGTGGGAGGTTCACCGGCCGAGACGGCCGACCTCGAACGCTCGCTCACCGCCGACCAGCGCCGCTTCGCCGACGTGAGGCCGTGGTGCGAGGGGCCCGTGCTCGAGGAGCTGATGGGCCAGGCCCGCCTCTTGGTCCAGCCCTCGCTGGAGGAAGGGTTCGGCCTTCCCGTGGCCGAGGCGCTGGCCGGCGGGTTGCCCGTGTGCGTGAGCGACGGCGGCGCCTTGCCCGAGGTGGCGGCGTCGGTGGCACCTGGGGAGGTGTTCCCCTTCGCGGCCACGTCGGTCACGGCCATGGCCGAGGCCATCGACCGCACGGCCGCTCGGGCCCGGCACGGCGGCCCCGAGTACCAGGAGCGGCTGGCGGGCACGGCCCGAGCCCGCCTCCCGTCGGCCGCCGACCTGGCTGAGCGGTTCCTCGAGGTGGTCGAGAGCACGCGGTGA